From Nitrospirota bacterium, one genomic window encodes:
- a CDS encoding PilZ domain-containing protein: MEKRQQPRFTSQFRSTFSGGQREGQGRTLDLSSGGCMIETDLPVVVGASFECRIYIPGLDWPLRIDEAQVRWVKAKTFGIQFTKIQPDEEAKLKQVIANLNAECAA; this comes from the coding sequence ATGGAAAAACGACAACAGCCACGTTTTACCTCGCAGTTCAGAAGCACATTTTCTGGCGGACAACGGGAAGGTCAGGGCCGGACGTTGGACCTCTCCTCAGGCGGTTGTATGATCGAAACGGATTTGCCCGTTGTCGTGGGGGCGTCGTTTGAGTGCCGTATTTATATCCCTGGGCTCGACTGGCCCTTGCGGATCGATGAGGCCCAGGTACGTTGGGTCAAGGCCAAGACATTTGGAATTCAGTTCACGAAGATTCAGCCCGATGAGGAGGCAAAGCTCAAGCAAGTCATTGCCAACCTCAACGCGGAGTGTGCGGCGTAA
- the msrA gene encoding peptide-methionine (S)-S-oxide reductase MsrA produces MGQSPPTETGYDMATVAGGCFWCLEAVYDQMKGVVSVESGYLGGQMDHPTYEAVCSGRTGHAEAVRITFDPTVVSYRELLEVFFVIHDPTTLNRQGHDVGSQYRSAIFYHTPEQKQIAEDVIASMTKEKIYPGPIVTQVEPAGMWYEAEPYHQEYFARNPYQGYCTAIVAPKVVKFRKLFTSKLKA; encoded by the coding sequence ATGGGACAATCACCACCGACAGAGACTGGATACGACATGGCCACCGTCGCCGGCGGTTGCTTTTGGTGCCTCGAAGCGGTGTATGACCAGATGAAGGGTGTGGTGTCTGTCGAGTCCGGTTACCTCGGCGGCCAGATGGATCATCCGACGTATGAAGCGGTTTGTAGCGGCAGAACTGGACATGCAGAAGCCGTTCGTATCACGTTCGATCCCACCGTTGTCAGTTATCGCGAGCTGCTCGAAGTGTTTTTCGTCATTCACGATCCTACGACACTCAATCGCCAGGGGCATGATGTCGGCTCGCAATATCGATCGGCGATTTTCTATCATACGCCCGAACAGAAGCAGATCGCGGAGGATGTCATTGCGTCGATGACGAAAGAGAAAATCTATCCAGGGCCAATTGTGACACAGGTCGAGCCAGCGGGGATGTGGTATGAGGCCGAACCCTACCATCAAGAGTATTTTGCGAGAAATCCCTATCAGGGATACTGTACTGCGATCGTTGCTCCTAAGGTTGTTAAGTTCCGCAAGTTGTTCACCTCAAAACTCAAGGCATAA
- a CDS encoding putative zinc-binding metallopeptidase, with protein sequence MCRLGVTLDGAFLSEQITQLYAELESRQLTFRPHFWLSNEWFTPDGVPGIAIPFYLAHPRLAKLEMGQMLEVEGGTAEWCMRILRHEAGHAIENAYRLRRLRSRQQVFGRSSDPYPRYYSPRPYSRSFVRHLDVWYAQSHPDEDFAETFAVWLTPDSTWADRYKGWPVLKKLQYVNGLMQGLAGAPPKVVTNEEIDPLPALRKTLGEHYERKRKHYGIERKSFYDPDLKRLFSDAPAHADKMSAATFLNRFRKEVRRKVAAWTGEYQYTIDQVLEDMIQRCRQLHLRLPLAEEQAKLDFTILLTVHTMNYLRSGRHKVAV encoded by the coding sequence ATGTGCCGCCTAGGAGTCACCCTTGACGGGGCCTTCCTGTCAGAACAGATCACGCAACTCTACGCCGAACTCGAATCCAGACAGCTCACATTCCGACCTCACTTTTGGTTATCAAACGAATGGTTTACCCCCGATGGTGTGCCGGGGATTGCGATCCCGTTTTACCTGGCCCACCCCCGCCTCGCGAAACTTGAAATGGGGCAAATGCTTGAAGTCGAGGGAGGGACCGCAGAATGGTGCATGCGTATCTTGCGGCATGAGGCAGGTCATGCGATCGAGAACGCCTATCGCCTTCGCCGGCTTCGCAGCCGACAACAAGTCTTTGGCCGCTCGTCCGATCCCTACCCCAGATACTACAGCCCAAGGCCCTATAGTCGGAGCTTCGTGCGTCACCTCGACGTGTGGTATGCGCAAAGCCATCCGGATGAAGACTTTGCGGAGACCTTCGCGGTCTGGCTCACGCCCGATTCGACATGGGCCGACCGTTATAAGGGATGGCCGGTTCTCAAGAAGCTTCAGTATGTGAACGGGCTTATGCAAGGGTTGGCTGGTGCCCCTCCCAAGGTGGTGACGAACGAGGAGATCGATCCGTTGCCGGCCTTGAGGAAGACCCTGGGCGAGCATTACGAGCGGAAGCGTAAGCACTATGGGATCGAACGGAAATCGTTTTACGATCCGGACTTGAAGCGACTGTTTTCCGATGCACCTGCCCATGCCGACAAGATGAGCGCCGCGACTTTCTTGAACCGTTTCCGAAAAGAGGTGCGCCGCAAAGTCGCAGCCTGGACCGGCGAGTATCAATACACGATCGATCAGGTGCTCGAGGACATGATCCAGCGCTGTCGGCAGCTTCATTTGCGGCTTCCACTTGCGGAAGAGCAGGCGAAGCTGGACTTCACGATTTTGTTGACCGTCCACACGATGAACTATTTGCGCAGCGGGCGGCATAAGGTAGCGGTATGA
- a CDS encoding ATP-grasp domain-containing protein, with protein sequence MRRLRILVLMHEDLVPPDPLHGQEITGAAWKTEYDVVSTLRKLGHDVKPLGVKSDLGVLRSAIEDWKPHIAFNLLEEFDGVAVYDQNVVSYLELLHVPYTGCNPRGLMLARDKVLSKKLFSFHRIPFPDFMVVPQGRAVKRPKWLSFPLIVKSVTEEASLGISQASIVQDDEKLKERVAFIHASVGTGALIEQYIEGRELYVGVMGNGHVHVLPVWELLMDKLPDDARRIATERVKWSRTYQEKYGIRSGGAKNLPEGKAEEIQHLAKRVYRALGLSGYARIDVRMDAEGNVYVLEANPNPQIAHDEDFADSAEKASYTYKDLLQELINIGLRWQPAKAA encoded by the coding sequence ATGAGACGGCTTCGAATCCTTGTCCTGATGCACGAAGACCTGGTTCCCCCAGATCCCCTTCATGGGCAGGAGATCACGGGCGCCGCGTGGAAGACGGAATACGATGTGGTTTCCACGCTTCGTAAGCTTGGACATGACGTCAAGCCATTAGGAGTCAAGAGTGATCTCGGGGTGCTTCGTTCGGCTATCGAAGATTGGAAGCCGCACATCGCCTTCAATCTGCTCGAAGAGTTCGACGGGGTGGCCGTGTACGACCAGAATGTCGTCTCGTATCTTGAATTACTGCATGTGCCCTATACCGGATGTAACCCGCGCGGGTTGATGCTTGCACGCGATAAGGTGCTGTCTAAAAAGTTGTTCTCCTTCCATCGAATTCCATTCCCCGATTTTATGGTGGTGCCACAGGGCCGGGCGGTGAAGCGGCCAAAGTGGTTGTCATTCCCGTTGATTGTGAAGTCCGTGACCGAGGAGGCCTCGCTGGGTATCTCCCAGGCATCCATTGTCCAGGACGACGAGAAACTTAAGGAACGTGTGGCCTTTATCCACGCGAGCGTGGGGACCGGCGCGCTCATCGAACAGTATATCGAGGGGCGCGAACTCTATGTCGGGGTGATGGGGAATGGGCATGTCCATGTCTTGCCGGTGTGGGAGCTGCTCATGGATAAGTTGCCCGATGACGCCCGCCGAATTGCGACCGAACGAGTCAAATGGAGCCGGACGTATCAGGAGAAATATGGCATTCGGTCAGGCGGAGCCAAGAATCTTCCTGAAGGGAAAGCGGAAGAGATTCAACATCTCGCCAAGCGTGTCTATCGCGCACTTGGCCTGAGCGGCTATGCGCGTATCGATGTGAGAATGGACGCGGAGGGAAATGTCTACGTGCTTGAAGCCAACCCGAACCCACAAATCGCGCATGACGAAGACTTTGCGGATTCAGCAGAGAAAGCCAGCTATACGTATAAAGATCTGTTGCAAGAGCTGATTAACATCGGTCTTCGCTGGCAGCCAGCCAAGGCAGCGTAG
- a CDS encoding 2,3-bisphosphoglycerate-dependent phosphoglycerate mutase produces the protein MARLVLLRHGESQWNLENRFTGWVDVPLTPRGIQEAKNAGDKLRGFTFDRAFTSVLARANETLRLALEAIGQLDIPVVKDKALNERMYGELQGLNKAETAKKYGEAQVKIWRRSYDIPPPGGESLKDTAERVLPYYEQTIKPYLLKGETILIAAHGNSLRALTMELEQLSREQVLELNIPTGAPVLYELDGAGKVVSHRYL, from the coding sequence ATGGCTCGATTAGTCCTGCTTCGTCATGGCGAATCACAATGGAACCTGGAAAATCGTTTTACCGGCTGGGTCGATGTGCCCCTCACGCCGCGAGGGATACAGGAAGCCAAGAACGCAGGAGACAAACTCCGTGGCTTCACGTTCGATCGTGCCTTTACCTCTGTGCTCGCGCGCGCAAACGAAACCCTGAGGCTGGCCCTCGAGGCGATCGGGCAATTGGACATCCCTGTCGTGAAGGATAAGGCGCTCAACGAACGGATGTACGGCGAGTTACAGGGGTTGAACAAGGCTGAGACTGCCAAAAAATACGGCGAGGCACAGGTGAAGATCTGGCGGCGGAGTTACGATATACCTCCGCCGGGCGGGGAAAGTCTGAAGGACACAGCCGAACGTGTGTTGCCCTACTATGAACAGACGATCAAACCGTATCTCCTGAAAGGAGAAACGATCCTCATCGCGGCGCATGGGAACAGCCTACGCGCCCTGACGATGGAACTGGAGCAGCTCTCCCGTGAGCAGGTGCTGGAGTTGAATATCCCGACTGGGGCGCCAGTGCTCTACGAGTTGGATGGGGCTGGGAAAGTTGTCAGCCACCGCTACCTCTGA
- a CDS encoding DUF2628 domain-containing protein, whose amino-acid sequence MTPRCDSLWQMKSCAQCQQQNQEDAKFCYQCGNTLASEPAPPIAATVPHTDEDLWRQLIGPHADRYLEHFKKFGLGDEPKFALTWNWPAFLYISFLWFLYRKMYVYALVYALGPMISTYVTGDLTVGLVWSIMAGATANYVYYWYCREQISEIKKSSWTDPAKQDEALKEAGGVQPYVIWVGVALYIFFAMTMFKLFQDGLPDSDKIPTKPTRPAATSTT is encoded by the coding sequence ATGACGCCTCGTTGTGATAGTCTCTGGCAGATGAAGTCCTGTGCGCAATGCCAGCAGCAGAATCAGGAAGACGCCAAATTCTGCTACCAGTGCGGAAATACACTGGCCAGTGAGCCTGCACCACCCATCGCCGCCACCGTGCCACATACCGATGAAGACCTCTGGCGTCAACTCATCGGCCCCCATGCCGATCGCTATCTGGAACATTTTAAGAAATTCGGGTTAGGAGACGAGCCGAAGTTCGCGCTGACGTGGAATTGGCCGGCATTTCTGTATATTTCCTTCCTCTGGTTTCTCTACCGGAAAATGTACGTCTATGCGCTGGTCTATGCCCTCGGTCCGATGATTTCGACCTACGTGACCGGCGATCTCACCGTGGGTCTCGTCTGGAGCATCATGGCAGGCGCCACCGCAAACTATGTCTACTATTGGTATTGCCGTGAGCAGATTAGCGAGATCAAAAAAAGTTCCTGGACAGACCCGGCGAAACAAGACGAGGCCTTGAAAGAGGCGGGGGGAGTTCAACCCTACGTGATCTGGGTCGGAGTCGCCCTATACATCTTCTTTGCAATGACGATGTTCAAGCTGTTTCAAGATGGACTGCCGGATTCAGATAAGATTCCGACCAAACCAACGAGACCAGCCGCCACGAGTACCACGTAA
- a CDS encoding acetylornithine transaminase, which yields MPTEELKQDAARYLMQTYTRQPLAIARGRGTKVYDFEGREYLDFVGGIAVNILGHGHPDLIQAIQRQAAQLIHTSNLYYTEPQVKLAQVLVDHSFADKVFFCNSGAEANEAAIKLARRYSHDKYGAGRYEIVTMKNSFHGRTMATITATGQEKVQKGYEPLLPGFHYVAFNNLEELEQAVTDKTAAILLEPIQGEGGVHVADREYLKQVRALCTKKDVLLMFDEVQTGMGRTGTLFAYEQLGVQPDIMTLAKGLGGGMPIGACLAIDSVAQAFSPGSHASTFGGNPLACAAGLAVCRVLLEGQVLDHARRMGEYFAKGLSDCQERHRVVREVRGLGLLQGIELDMDGKVVVSECLARGILINGTGEHVLRFVPPLIITQLEIDRLLDTLTQIFSKQAA from the coding sequence ATGCCGACAGAAGAGCTGAAGCAGGACGCTGCGCGGTACTTGATGCAGACCTATACGCGTCAACCGCTCGCGATTGCGCGGGGGCGGGGGACGAAGGTCTACGATTTTGAGGGGCGAGAGTACCTCGATTTCGTCGGCGGGATTGCGGTGAACATTCTCGGGCATGGTCACCCAGACTTGATTCAGGCCATCCAGCGCCAAGCCGCGCAGCTGATCCACACGTCGAATCTCTACTACACTGAGCCTCAAGTCAAACTCGCCCAAGTGCTGGTCGATCACTCGTTTGCCGACAAGGTGTTTTTCTGCAACAGCGGAGCAGAGGCGAACGAGGCCGCGATCAAACTGGCTCGCCGTTATTCCCATGACAAGTATGGAGCCGGGCGGTACGAAATCGTCACGATGAAGAACTCGTTTCATGGACGGACAATGGCGACGATCACCGCAACGGGACAGGAAAAGGTCCAAAAGGGCTACGAGCCGCTGCTCCCGGGCTTTCACTACGTCGCCTTCAATAATTTGGAAGAGCTGGAGCAGGCCGTCACCGACAAGACGGCGGCCATTCTGCTCGAACCGATTCAGGGCGAGGGGGGCGTGCACGTTGCGGATCGTGAATATCTGAAGCAGGTGAGAGCCCTCTGCACGAAAAAAGACGTGCTCTTGATGTTCGATGAAGTGCAGACCGGAATGGGACGAACCGGGACGCTCTTTGCCTATGAGCAGTTAGGGGTACAGCCGGACATCATGACCCTGGCGAAAGGACTGGGCGGCGGCATGCCGATCGGCGCCTGTCTCGCGATCGACTCTGTGGCCCAGGCTTTTTCACCCGGCAGTCATGCCTCGACATTCGGCGGCAATCCGCTGGCCTGTGCGGCGGGCTTGGCCGTCTGTCGTGTGTTGCTGGAGGGCCAGGTACTCGACCATGCGCGCCGAATGGGGGAATATTTCGCAAAGGGACTATCCGATTGTCAGGAGCGACATCGAGTGGTGCGAGAGGTGCGGGGCCTTGGGCTCTTGCAAGGGATTGAGCTCGACATGGATGGGAAAGTCGTCGTGAGCGAATGTTTGGCGCGCGGCATTCTGATCAATGGAACCGGTGAACATGTCCTCCGATTTGTCCCGCCGCTGATCATCACCCAGTTGGAAATCGATCGATTGCTCGATACGCTGACTCAGATTTTCAGTAAGCAGGCGGCGTAA
- the argF gene encoding ornithine carbamoyltransferase, translating to MMKQTTSKPVGKKDFVDIAAISKAEIERLLTSAAQLKDKQRRGIPHPLLSGKTLGLLFQKPSTRTRVSFEAGMNQLGGHALVLPMGEIQLSRGESVADTARVLSRYLDAIVIRTYDHSIVEEWAKEATMPVINGLTDLSHPCQALSDLLTIREMKGRLKGIKIAYIGDGNNVANSLIEAAAKMGMIITLGCPVGYQPEQHVVDRARVEAAKTGAVIEIGHDPHVAAKEADVIYTDVWISMGREREHARRLKVLAPYQVNSRLLHRAKPDAIVMHCLPAHRGEEISAEVLDGPQSVIIDQAENRLHMQKAILTNLLGKRSRTRR from the coding sequence ATGATGAAGCAAACGACAAGCAAGCCGGTCGGCAAGAAAGATTTCGTCGATATTGCTGCGATCAGCAAGGCGGAGATCGAGCGTCTGCTGACGTCGGCGGCTCAGTTGAAGGATAAGCAGCGCCGGGGGATTCCCCATCCTCTGCTGTCCGGAAAGACCTTGGGCCTGTTGTTTCAGAAACCCTCGACAAGAACGAGGGTGTCGTTCGAAGCTGGCATGAATCAGTTGGGCGGCCATGCATTGGTCTTGCCGATGGGCGAGATCCAGCTCTCGCGCGGGGAAAGCGTCGCCGATACGGCACGCGTGTTGTCTCGCTATCTCGACGCGATCGTTATTCGCACCTACGACCATTCCATCGTGGAGGAATGGGCGAAGGAAGCGACGATGCCGGTGATCAATGGATTGACCGACCTCAGTCATCCCTGTCAGGCCCTCTCGGATCTCCTGACCATTCGAGAAATGAAGGGCCGGTTGAAGGGCATCAAGATCGCCTATATCGGTGATGGCAACAATGTGGCGAATTCCCTGATCGAAGCGGCGGCAAAGATGGGGATGATCATCACGTTGGGTTGTCCGGTCGGGTATCAGCCGGAGCAACATGTCGTGGATCGGGCCAGGGTAGAGGCAGCCAAAACCGGCGCCGTGATCGAAATCGGGCATGATCCCCATGTCGCAGCGAAGGAAGCGGACGTGATCTACACCGACGTCTGGATCAGTATGGGACGCGAGCGGGAGCATGCGAGACGATTGAAAGTCCTGGCGCCCTATCAAGTGAACAGCCGTCTGTTGCATCGCGCCAAACCGGATGCCATCGTGATGCATTGTTTGCCAGCCCACCGGGGGGAAGAAATCAGCGCCGAGGTGCTGGACGGTCCCCAGTCGGTCATCATCGACCAGGCAGAGAACCGGCTGCACATGCAGAAGGCTATTTTAACGAACCTACTAGGCAAGAGGAGTCGAACGAGACGATGA
- a CDS encoding argininosuccinate synthase, which produces MSSVMKKVVLAYSGGLDTSVILKWLQETYDCEVIAFCADLGQGEDLQAIKAKAQKLGVKKVYVEDLRETFVKDYVFPMLRGNAVYEGCYLLGTSIARPLIARRQAEIALKEGAEAVSHGATGKGNDQVRFELTYTALAPNLKIIAPWREWTMGSRRELIEYADRHGIPVTATKAKPYSMDLNLFHVSYEGGILEDPWKSPPDEIFQMTVSPEKAPNKPLEVEIGYEAGNPVSVDGKKMSPATLLAHLNKLGGAHGIGRVDLVENRYVGMKSRGVYETPGGTILHVAHRGLESLTMDREVLHFRDSLIPRFADLIYNGYWFSPEREMIQASIDVAQQDVTGTARVKLYKGSCTLAGRKSKNSLYRLDIATFEEDQVYNQKDAEGFIRLNALRLKIRAQRKKAGI; this is translated from the coding sequence ATGAGTTCTGTCATGAAGAAAGTAGTGCTGGCCTATTCCGGCGGGCTCGATACCTCTGTGATCTTGAAGTGGTTGCAAGAAACCTACGATTGCGAGGTGATCGCGTTTTGCGCCGATCTGGGACAAGGCGAAGATCTGCAAGCGATCAAAGCCAAGGCGCAAAAACTTGGCGTCAAAAAGGTTTATGTCGAGGATCTGCGCGAGACCTTCGTGAAGGATTATGTGTTCCCGATGTTGCGCGGCAATGCCGTCTACGAAGGCTGCTATCTGCTCGGGACCTCGATCGCCCGGCCTCTCATTGCGCGGCGACAGGCGGAGATCGCGCTGAAGGAAGGGGCCGAGGCGGTGTCGCATGGCGCCACGGGAAAGGGCAACGACCAAGTGCGGTTTGAGCTGACCTACACCGCCTTGGCGCCGAATCTCAAGATCATTGCGCCTTGGCGCGAATGGACGATGGGGTCGCGGCGCGAATTGATCGAGTATGCCGATCGACATGGCATTCCGGTCACGGCGACGAAAGCTAAGCCCTACAGCATGGATCTGAATTTGTTTCATGTGAGTTATGAAGGCGGCATCTTGGAGGATCCCTGGAAGTCACCGCCGGATGAAATCTTTCAAATGACCGTGTCGCCGGAGAAGGCGCCGAACAAGCCGCTCGAAGTCGAAATCGGCTATGAGGCGGGGAATCCGGTGTCGGTCGACGGGAAGAAGATGAGCCCGGCGACGTTATTGGCCCACCTCAATAAGCTGGGTGGCGCACATGGAATCGGGCGTGTCGATCTGGTGGAGAACCGCTACGTCGGGATGAAGTCGCGAGGGGTCTATGAAACGCCGGGCGGGACGATCCTCCACGTGGCGCATCGCGGGCTCGAGTCGTTGACGATGGATCGCGAGGTGCTGCACTTCAGAGATAGTTTGATTCCGCGCTTTGCTGACTTGATTTACAACGGCTACTGGTTCAGCCCGGAGCGGGAGATGATCCAGGCCTCGATCGATGTGGCGCAGCAGGATGTGACCGGCACGGCGCGGGTGAAGCTCTACAAGGGGAGCTGCACGCTGGCCGGGCGTAAGTCGAAGAACTCGCTCTACCGGCTCGACATCGCCACGTTTGAAGAAGACCAAGTCTATAATCAGAAAGATGCCGAGGGCTTCATTCGGCTGAACGCGTTGCGGCTGAAGATCAGAGCCCAACGGAAGAAGGCCGGTATCTAA
- the argH gene encoding argininosuccinate lyase has translation MARAKGRSPVASKGEKAWGGRFTEKTNRLVEAFTVSVAVDRRLYAYDIQGSIAHCKTLGKARVLTGAETKAIVKGLESVKRELDRGRFRFTPQDEDIHMAIERRLTELIGPLGGKVHTGRSRNDQVALDIRLYLRDQLGRLVTQLENFQRVLVAKGKANRTVAMPGYTHLQRAQPVLFAHHLLAYVEMIERDKGRVRDASARLNVMPLGSGALAGTNYPVDRWFTAELLGFPAVTQNSLDAVSDRDFMIEVASALSITMMHLSRLSEELILWSSQEFRFVDLPDAFCTGSSMMPQKKNPDVPELVRGKTGRVYGHLVNLLTTLKALPLSYNRDLQEDKPALFDALDTVAASVEILTELMRRITVNRDALNRALQGGGMLATEVADYLVTRGVPFREAHAITGRLVRASLDQGRELTDFSLEELREFSSRIEKGLFARLTVTAAIDQKSQIGGTARARVEQRIKELERMFS, from the coding sequence ATGGCACGAGCAAAGGGCCGCAGCCCAGTTGCATCGAAAGGCGAAAAGGCCTGGGGCGGGCGGTTCACAGAGAAGACGAATCGGCTGGTGGAAGCCTTCACCGTATCGGTGGCGGTCGATCGCCGACTCTATGCTTATGATATTCAGGGCAGCATCGCCCATTGTAAAACATTAGGGAAGGCCCGCGTCCTCACCGGAGCCGAGACCAAGGCGATCGTGAAGGGTCTGGAGTCGGTGAAGCGGGAGCTGGATCGAGGCCGCTTTCGCTTCACGCCGCAGGATGAAGACATCCACATGGCGATTGAGCGCCGGCTGACCGAATTGATCGGTCCACTCGGCGGCAAGGTGCATACGGGCCGCAGCCGCAACGACCAGGTGGCGCTCGATATCCGGCTCTATTTGCGGGATCAGCTGGGCCGGCTCGTGACACAGTTGGAAAACTTTCAGCGGGTCTTGGTGGCAAAGGGGAAGGCCAATCGCACAGTGGCGATGCCAGGCTATACCCATCTGCAGCGGGCGCAGCCGGTCTTGTTCGCCCATCATCTTCTCGCCTATGTGGAAATGATCGAACGGGACAAGGGGCGGGTTCGTGATGCATCGGCGCGGTTGAACGTCATGCCGCTAGGGTCTGGCGCCCTCGCGGGGACCAACTACCCTGTAGATCGCTGGTTCACGGCCGAGTTGCTCGGCTTTCCCGCTGTGACGCAAAACAGCCTGGATGCCGTGTCCGATCGCGACTTTATGATCGAGGTGGCCTCGGCCTTGTCGATCACGATGATGCACCTGTCCCGGCTGAGCGAAGAATTGATTCTCTGGTCATCCCAGGAGTTTCGGTTTGTCGATCTTCCAGATGCCTTCTGTACCGGCAGCAGCATGATGCCGCAGAAGAAGAATCCCGATGTGCCGGAATTGGTGCGGGGTAAGACGGGGCGTGTGTATGGTCACCTCGTGAATCTGTTGACCACCCTCAAGGCGCTGCCCTTGAGTTATAACCGGGACCTCCAAGAGGATAAGCCGGCGCTCTTCGACGCCCTCGATACGGTTGCCGCGTCAGTAGAGATTTTGACGGAGCTGATGCGTCGAATTACGGTGAACCGCGACGCGTTGAATCGGGCGCTCCAGGGTGGAGGCATGCTGGCCACGGAAGTGGCGGACTACCTTGTGACCAGAGGGGTGCCATTTCGTGAAGCACATGCGATTACGGGGCGGTTGGTGCGGGCTTCATTGGATCAAGGCCGTGAGCTGACGGACTTCTCGCTCGAAGAGTTGCGGGAGTTTTCCTCGCGAATCGAAAAGGGTCTATTCGCTCGGTTGACGGTTACGGCCGCGATCGATCAAAAGTCTCAGATCGGTGGAACGGCCCGAGCGCGAGTGGAGCAACGCATTAAAGAACTTGAGCGGATGTTCTCGTGA
- the lysA gene encoding diaminopimelate decarboxylase: MNNFEYRQGELYCEQVPVSRIAKEVGTPCYIYSYTTLVRHFRAYDGAFKSLPHVIAFAMKSNSNIAILRLMAKEGSGVDIVSGGELFRALKAGVPPSKIVFAGVGKNHEEIREALKADILMFNVESSAELQAINEVATSVGVKARVALRINPDIDPKTHPYISTGLKKSKFGIAADRALEEFTLASSLANIDVVGVHKHIGSQLTEVTPFVEAVKKVVTLVGALKAQGINIRYVNIGGGLGITYSDETPPLPQDLADAVSPLLKDLGVTLIMEPGRVIVGNAGILVTKVLYRKDGEAKRFIIVDAAMNDLIRPSLYGAYHEIRPVSEAVLKRPKHNVDVVGPVCESGDFLAKDRSLPEVNPGDMLAVMSAGAYGFVMASNYNSRPRVPEVLIKDGEIHVIKTRETYEDLVKGETIPAFLD; encoded by the coding sequence ATGAATAACTTCGAGTATCGACAGGGCGAACTCTACTGTGAACAGGTGCCGGTCAGCCGCATCGCGAAAGAGGTTGGCACGCCTTGTTATATCTACAGCTACACGACCCTCGTTCGCCATTTCCGAGCCTACGATGGGGCCTTCAAGAGCCTGCCCCATGTGATTGCGTTTGCGATGAAGTCCAACTCCAATATCGCGATCCTCCGTCTCATGGCTAAGGAAGGGAGCGGGGTGGATATTGTGTCCGGCGGTGAGCTCTTCCGGGCACTCAAGGCCGGCGTGCCTCCCTCGAAGATTGTGTTCGCGGGAGTCGGTAAAAATCACGAGGAAATTCGCGAGGCCTTGAAGGCCGACATCCTCATGTTCAACGTCGAATCGTCGGCAGAGTTGCAGGCGATCAATGAAGTCGCGACTTCTGTCGGAGTCAAGGCGAGGGTCGCCCTGCGGATCAATCCGGACATCGATCCGAAAACACATCCTTATATTTCGACCGGTCTCAAGAAGAGCAAGTTCGGGATCGCAGCCGATCGGGCGCTCGAAGAGTTCACCCTGGCCTCCTCGCTTGCCAACATCGATGTCGTCGGAGTGCATAAACATATCGGATCGCAGTTGACCGAGGTCACGCCGTTCGTCGAGGCCGTGAAGAAGGTCGTGACGCTGGTCGGAGCCTTGAAGGCTCAGGGCATCAACATCCGGTATGTCAATATCGGCGGTGGTCTCGGCATTACCTACTCGGACGAAACGCCCCCGTTGCCGCAAGATTTGGCGGATGCCGTGTCGCCATTGCTGAAGGACTTGGGCGTGACCCTCATTATGGAGCCGGGCCGCGTCATCGTCGGCAATGCCGGCATTCTCGTGACGAAGGTCCTCTATCGGAAAGACGGCGAGGCGAAACGGTTTATTATCGTCGATGCGGCGATGAACGATTTGATCAGGCCGAGCCTCTACGGGGCCTATCATGAAATTCGTCCCGTCTCGGAGGCGGTACTCAAGCGGCCCAAGCACAATGTGGATGTTGTCGGTCCGGTCTGTGAGTCGGGCGATTTCCTGGCGAAGGACCGGTCTCTGCCGGAGGTCAATCCGGGCGACATGCTGGCGGTGATGAGTGCGGGGGCCTATGGATTTGTGATGGCTTCCAACTACAATTCGCGCCCACGGGTGCCCGAAGTCCTGATCAAAGACGGGGAGATCCACGTCATCAAGACTAGAGAGACCTATGAGGATTTGGTAAAGGGCGAAACGATTCCAGCCTTTCTCGACTGA